The Allocatelliglobosispora scoriae genome contains a region encoding:
- a CDS encoding sugar ABC transporter substrate-binding protein: MRRLLTIAATGALLLGGLAACGDSDDTGTPAAKTPKIGVILPDSKSSARWETADRKYLEAAFKSANIAYDIQNAQGDKAQFQTIADQMITNGVTVLVIVNLDSGTGKAVLDKAKAQGIPTIDYDRLTLGGSASYYVSFDNESVGKLQGEGLGKCLTEKAVTKPIIAQLAGSPTDNNATLFRKGAESVLDPKYASGDYVKGPVTPVPGWDNTEGGKIFEQMLTAQPKIGGVLAANDGLGNAAIAVLKKQKLNGKVPVTGQDATVQGLQNILAGDQCMTVYKAVKQEADATAELAIGLAKGEKKSTTQTVNDSEGKRDVPAVLLIPKAIFFDSVKDVVADGYVTKAELCTADFAALCTKAGVA, encoded by the coding sequence ATGCGTAGGCTCCTCACCATCGCTGCTACCGGAGCGCTGCTCCTCGGGGGCCTCGCCGCCTGTGGCGACTCCGACGACACCGGCACGCCCGCCGCCAAGACCCCCAAGATCGGCGTCATCCTGCCGGACAGCAAGTCCTCTGCCCGCTGGGAGACCGCTGACCGCAAGTACCTCGAGGCGGCGTTCAAGTCCGCGAACATCGCCTACGACATCCAGAACGCCCAGGGTGACAAGGCCCAGTTCCAGACGATCGCCGACCAGATGATCACCAATGGCGTGACCGTCCTCGTCATCGTCAACCTGGACTCGGGTACCGGCAAGGCCGTCCTGGACAAGGCGAAGGCGCAGGGCATCCCCACCATCGACTACGACCGCCTGACCCTGGGCGGCTCGGCCTCGTACTACGTCAGCTTCGACAACGAGTCCGTTGGCAAGCTGCAGGGTGAGGGCCTCGGCAAGTGCCTGACCGAGAAGGCTGTCACCAAGCCGATCATCGCGCAGCTCGCCGGTTCCCCGACCGACAACAACGCCACCCTGTTCCGCAAGGGTGCCGAGTCGGTCCTCGACCCGAAGTACGCCTCCGGCGACTACGTGAAGGGCCCGGTCACGCCGGTTCCCGGTTGGGACAACACCGAGGGTGGCAAGATCTTCGAGCAGATGCTCACCGCTCAGCCGAAGATCGGTGGCGTTCTCGCCGCCAATGACGGCCTCGGCAACGCGGCCATCGCGGTCCTCAAGAAGCAGAAGCTGAACGGCAAGGTCCCGGTCACCGGCCAGGACGCCACCGTGCAGGGCCTGCAGAACATCCTCGCCGGCGACCAGTGCATGACCGTCTACAAGGCCGTCAAGCAGGAGGCCGACGCGACCGCCGAGCTGGCGATCGGTCTCGCCAAGGGCGAGAAGAAGTCGACCACCCAGACGGTGAACGACAGCGAGGGCAAGCGTGATGTCCCCGCCGTCCTGCTCATCCCGAAGGCGATCTTCTTCGACTCGGTGAAGGATGTCGTCGCCGACGGCTACGTCACCAAGGCCGAGCTGTGCACCGCCGACTTCGCCGCGCTCTGCACCAAGGCCGGCGTCGCCTAA
- the ybaK gene encoding Cys-tRNA(Pro) deacylase has translation MANGTPATVLLSKQKVEHSLHTYEVSPETPNYGAVVAEAIGADPARVFKTLITTVDGALTVAVVPVTGELDLKALASAVGGKKGALAERAAAEKATGYVRGGISPLGQRTKLTTVIDASALDADQIFVSAGRRGLQVRLAPEALVRLTAATVAEIAKG, from the coding sequence GTGGCCAACGGAACCCCTGCGACCGTCCTGCTCAGCAAGCAGAAGGTCGAGCACTCGCTGCATACCTATGAGGTCTCCCCGGAGACCCCGAATTACGGTGCCGTCGTCGCCGAGGCGATCGGCGCCGACCCGGCCCGGGTCTTCAAGACACTGATCACGACCGTGGACGGCGCGCTCACCGTCGCCGTCGTGCCCGTCACCGGCGAGCTGGACCTCAAGGCGCTCGCCTCGGCCGTGGGCGGCAAGAAGGGAGCCCTCGCCGAGCGGGCCGCGGCCGAGAAGGCGACCGGTTACGTGCGGGGCGGCATCAGCCCGCTCGGACAGCGTACGAAGCTGACGACGGTCATCGATGCCTCGGCCCTCGACGCGGATCAGATCTTCGTCTCGGCCGGGCGGCGCGGGCTCCAGGTCCGGCTCGCACCGGAGGCGCTCGTCCGACTCACCGCCGCAACCGTCGCGGAGATCGCCAAAGGGTAA
- a CDS encoding class I SAM-dependent methyltransferase yields the protein MHPLPLTTPAGHAALLAAHQLGEVDPLAAASRLRGQGIDPELASAALTQVALRRRAVGKFGPDAERLLFTRAGLEQATRPVVAARRAQRLWGAGVRTLIDLGCGLGADAMACARAGIRVTAIEADAETAAVTGANVATLGLDSLIDVRHGDATAADLDGYDAAFCDPARRSGGRRVFDPAAYSPPWDFVVGLAGRVPITVLKLAPGIDPALLPHGAELELVSVDGEVVEAAAWCGPLATVPRRATVIRGTIAHQLTGGGLAEAPVAKPGAFITDPDGAVVRSHLVAEFAQAHGGWIGDPTIAYVWSDEPVSSPFGRCFAVDELLPFSLKRLRTALRDRGVGRVEILKRGSALDVEQLRRELRLAGPTGASVLLTMVAGRPFAIIANPV from the coding sequence GTGCATCCCCTTCCCCTGACCACACCGGCCGGCCACGCCGCGCTGCTCGCCGCTCATCAGCTCGGCGAGGTCGATCCGCTGGCGGCGGCGAGCCGGCTGCGCGGGCAGGGCATCGATCCCGAGCTCGCCTCGGCGGCGCTGACCCAGGTCGCGCTGCGGCGCAGGGCGGTCGGGAAGTTCGGCCCGGACGCCGAGCGGCTGCTCTTCACCCGGGCCGGTCTCGAGCAGGCGACCCGGCCCGTGGTGGCGGCTCGACGGGCGCAGCGGCTGTGGGGTGCGGGTGTGCGTACCCTCATCGATCTCGGTTGTGGGTTGGGGGCCGACGCGATGGCCTGCGCGCGGGCCGGCATCAGGGTGACCGCGATCGAGGCCGATGCCGAGACCGCGGCCGTGACCGGCGCGAACGTCGCGACGCTGGGGCTCGACAGCCTGATCGACGTGCGGCACGGTGACGCGACCGCCGCCGACCTCGACGGATACGACGCGGCCTTCTGCGATCCGGCCCGGCGCAGCGGCGGGCGCAGGGTCTTCGATCCGGCCGCATACTCGCCGCCGTGGGACTTCGTGGTCGGGCTCGCCGGGCGGGTGCCGATCACCGTGCTGAAGCTCGCACCGGGCATCGATCCGGCGCTGCTCCCCCACGGCGCCGAGCTGGAGCTCGTCAGCGTCGACGGCGAGGTGGTGGAGGCGGCGGCCTGGTGCGGCCCCCTCGCGACGGTGCCCCGCCGGGCGACGGTGATCCGCGGCACGATCGCGCACCAGCTCACCGGAGGCGGCCTCGCCGAGGCGCCGGTCGCGAAGCCCGGGGCCTTCATCACCGACCCCGACGGCGCGGTGGTCCGGTCGCACCTCGTCGCCGAGTTCGCGCAGGCGCACGGCGGATGGATCGGCGACCCCACCATCGCCTACGTCTGGAGCGACGAACCGGTCTCCTCGCCCTTCGGCCGCTGCTTCGCCGTCGACGAGCTGCTCCCCTTCTCGCTCAAGCGGCTCCGCACGGCGCTGCGCGACCGCGGGGTCGGCCGGGTCGAGATCCTCAAGCGCGGATCGGCGCTCGACGTCGAGCAGCTGCGCCGCGAGCTCCGCCTCGCCGGGCCGACGGGAGCATCGGTGCTGCTCACCATGGTCGCCGGGCGGCCCTTCGCGATCATCGCCAACCCCGTTTGA
- the groES gene encoding co-chaperone GroES, whose amino-acid sequence MPVTTATKVAIKPLEDRILVQANEAETTTASGLVIPDTAKEKPQEGTVIAVGPGRFDDNGKRVPLDVQVGDKVVYSKYGGTEIKYAGEEYLVLSARDVLAVIEK is encoded by the coding sequence ATGCCCGTGACTACCGCGACGAAGGTTGCGATCAAGCCGCTCGAGGACCGCATTCTGGTCCAGGCGAACGAGGCTGAGACCACCACCGCGTCGGGCCTCGTGATCCCCGACACCGCCAAGGAGAAGCCCCAGGAGGGCACCGTCATCGCTGTCGGCCCCGGCCGCTTCGACGACAACGGCAAGCGGGTTCCGCTTGACGTTCAGGTTGGCGACAAGGTCGTCTACTCGAAGTACGGCGGCACCGAGATCAAGTATGCCGGCGAGGAGTACCTGGTGCTCTCCGCCCGCGACGTCCTCGCGGTCATCGAGAAGTGA
- the groL gene encoding chaperonin GroEL (60 kDa chaperone family; promotes refolding of misfolded polypeptides especially under stressful conditions; forms two stacked rings of heptamers to form a barrel-shaped 14mer; ends can be capped by GroES; misfolded proteins enter the barrel where they are refolded when GroES binds) gives MAKILSFSDDARHLLEHGVNALADVVKVTLGPRGRNVVLSRSFGAPMITNDGVTIAKEIELSNPYENLGAALVKEVATKTNDVAGDGTTTATVLAQALVKEGLRNVTAGTNPMGIKRGIDLAAKAISDALLAKATPVADKHDIAQVATISAQDATIGELIAEAMDRVGRDGVITVEEGSTLTTELEVTEGLQFDKGFISPHFASDAEAGEAVLDDPYILITTSKISSIDELLPLLEKVLQTNRPLLIVAEDVEGQALSTLVVNSIRKTVKVCAVKAPAFGDRRKAMLQDLAVLTGGELIASELGYKLDSVGLESLGQARRIVVTKENTTIIEGGGKADEVKGRVEQIRAEIAAADSDWDKEKLAERLAKLSGGVAVIKAGAATEVEMKERKHRIEDAISATKAAVDEGIIPGGGAALAQIANVLDGNLGLTGEEAVGVAIVRKALDEPLRWIAQNAGFDGYVVVQKVRESVWGEGLDAATGTYVDLVKSGIVDPVKVTRNAVVNAASIAGLLLTTEGLVVEKPKNAEPAGAGGHGHSHGAGGHGHQHGPGF, from the coding sequence ATGGCGAAGATCCTGAGCTTCTCGGATGACGCCCGGCACCTGCTGGAGCACGGCGTCAACGCGCTCGCCGACGTGGTCAAGGTCACCCTGGGCCCGCGCGGGCGAAACGTGGTGCTGAGCAGGTCGTTCGGCGCCCCGATGATCACCAATGATGGTGTCACCATCGCCAAAGAGATCGAGCTGAGCAACCCGTACGAGAACCTCGGTGCGGCGCTGGTCAAAGAGGTCGCCACCAAGACCAACGATGTTGCCGGCGACGGCACCACCACGGCGACCGTGCTCGCACAGGCGCTGGTCAAAGAGGGTCTGCGCAACGTGACCGCGGGCACCAACCCGATGGGCATCAAGCGCGGCATCGACCTGGCTGCCAAGGCGATCAGCGACGCGCTGCTCGCGAAGGCGACCCCGGTCGCCGACAAGCACGACATCGCGCAGGTCGCGACGATCTCGGCCCAGGACGCCACGATCGGCGAGCTCATCGCCGAGGCGATGGACCGGGTCGGCCGCGACGGCGTCATCACCGTCGAGGAGGGCTCCACCCTCACCACCGAGCTGGAGGTGACCGAGGGCCTGCAGTTCGACAAGGGCTTCATCTCCCCTCACTTCGCCTCCGACGCGGAGGCGGGCGAGGCTGTTCTCGACGACCCCTACATCCTCATCACCACCTCGAAGATCTCGTCGATCGACGAGCTGCTGCCGCTGCTGGAGAAGGTTCTCCAGACCAACCGGCCGCTGCTGATCGTCGCCGAGGACGTCGAGGGCCAGGCGCTCTCCACGCTGGTGGTCAACTCGATCCGCAAGACCGTCAAGGTCTGCGCGGTCAAGGCCCCGGCCTTCGGCGACCGCCGCAAGGCGATGCTGCAGGACCTCGCGGTGCTGACCGGCGGCGAGCTGATCGCCTCCGAGCTCGGCTACAAGCTGGACTCGGTCGGTCTGGAGTCGCTGGGCCAGGCCCGTCGCATCGTGGTCACCAAGGAGAACACCACCATCATCGAGGGTGGCGGCAAGGCTGACGAGGTCAAGGGCCGGGTCGAGCAGATCCGGGCCGAGATCGCGGCCGCCGACTCCGACTGGGACAAGGAGAAGCTCGCCGAGCGGCTCGCGAAGCTCTCCGGCGGCGTCGCCGTCATCAAGGCGGGCGCGGCGACCGAGGTCGAGATGAAGGAGCGCAAGCACCGCATCGAGGACGCGATCTCGGCGACGAAGGCGGCTGTCGACGAGGGCATCATCCCCGGCGGCGGCGCGGCGCTCGCGCAGATCGCCAACGTGCTCGACGGCAACCTGGGTCTGACCGGCGAAGAGGCGGTCGGTGTCGCGATCGTTCGCAAGGCGCTCGACGAGCCCCTGCGCTGGATCGCCCAGAACGCCGGCTTCGACGGCTACGTCGTCGTGCAGAAGGTCCGCGAGTCCGTGTGGGGCGAGGGCCTCGACGCGGCGACCGGCACCTACGTCGACCTGGTCAAGTCCGGCATCGTCGACCCGGTGAAGGTGACCCGCAACGCGGTCGTCAACGCCGCGTCGATCGCCGGTCTGCTGCTCACCACCGAGGGTCTCGTGGTGGAGAAGCCGAAGAACGCCGAGCCTGCGGGCGCCGGCGGCCACGGGCACTCGCACGGCGCCGGCGGCCACGGCCACCAGCACGGCCCGGGCTTCTGA
- a CDS encoding septum formation family protein: MRRAPAVLAALLMAALAGCSASPPPGTDGDVGNEWAALPAAVAYLPKAGDCYRSSWLEQDARRDDNVVPCDSTHFAETAFVGEFTGAAARLTSPPSLSSKDPAAIAAQATAFAECDKQATAYLGRSWYSLDTYIDIALPTNSAWSAGVHWYRCDLGQYPFNSSSNSAASRSKSLKAEPATPVCVNMKNDKWPIVSCTAKHNTEFVGGFAFTPAQAPTAGTDASWAPIHSRCMKLVAGYIGVSLDRARSQWTDYAYSTYSKTHWDKGRRIMRCFVYIRNSSMTKSAKGTGGKGVPRWS, encoded by the coding sequence ATGCGGAGAGCGCCTGCGGTTCTGGCGGCCCTACTCATGGCGGCACTGGCGGGCTGTTCGGCGTCGCCACCGCCCGGCACGGACGGCGATGTCGGCAACGAATGGGCCGCCCTGCCGGCCGCGGTGGCGTACCTGCCGAAGGCCGGCGACTGCTACCGGTCGAGCTGGCTCGAGCAGGACGCGCGCCGCGACGACAACGTGGTGCCGTGCGACTCGACCCACTTCGCCGAGACTGCCTTCGTCGGCGAGTTCACCGGTGCGGCGGCCCGGCTCACGTCGCCGCCGTCGCTGTCGTCCAAGGACCCGGCGGCGATCGCGGCACAGGCGACGGCATTCGCGGAGTGCGACAAGCAGGCGACGGCGTATCTGGGCCGGTCGTGGTACTCGCTCGACACCTACATCGACATCGCGCTCCCCACCAACAGCGCCTGGTCTGCCGGAGTCCACTGGTACCGCTGCGACCTCGGCCAGTACCCCTTCAACAGCAGCAGCAACAGCGCCGCCTCGCGGAGCAAGAGCCTGAAGGCGGAGCCCGCCACGCCGGTCTGCGTGAACATGAAGAACGACAAGTGGCCGATCGTCAGCTGCACGGCGAAGCACAACACGGAGTTCGTCGGCGGTTTCGCCTTCACTCCCGCCCAGGCCCCGACGGCCGGCACCGACGCCTCCTGGGCGCCCATCCACAGCCGCTGCATGAAGCTCGTCGCCGGCTACATCGGGGTCAGCCTCGACCGGGCCCGGTCCCAGTGGACCGACTACGCCTACTCGACCTACAGCAAGACCCACTGGGACAAGGGTCGGCGGATCATGCGGTGCTTCGTCTACATCCGCAACAGCTCGATGACGAAGTCGGCGAAGGGTACGGGCGGCAAGGGCGTACCCCGCTGGTCGTGA
- a CDS encoding molybdopterin-dependent oxidoreductase, producing MVGRGRAAIAGVVAAAVALGAGELIAIITGAQSGPVVAVGGWIVDHVPEGGKELAIRLFGTYDKIALQIGTVIILAGFAALIGILAARRFALGIAGIGLFGVVGAAAALTRPHADPAWVLPSLIGAGLAVVALKRLLLLAETTDAAQAAGQPDGRRRFLRIAGWTGVAAVVVGGAGRMFTQRRGVAEARDQVTLPAPTNSPLPLPDNTLPGYVTSNDDFYRIDTALIVPQVDPKTWKLRIHGMVEQEITITYDELLAMPMIERYITIACVSNEVGGDLIGNARWLGVPVKDLLERAKPLPGADQVVSRSVDGWTCGSPTATLMDGRDALLAVGMNGEPLPIDHGFPVRVIVPGLYGYVSACKWIAEWEVTTFNAFDAYWVPRGWSAQGPIKTESRIDTPRGSKSAGEVVIAGVAWAQHRGIDKVEVQVDEGPWQVAELLGAVSEDTWRQWRLKWQATPGEHRLTVRATDRDGVTQTQDEAPPAPDGATGWHSVRVSIK from the coding sequence ATGGTGGGCAGAGGAAGAGCAGCGATCGCCGGTGTCGTGGCGGCCGCGGTCGCGTTGGGTGCGGGCGAGCTGATCGCGATCATCACCGGCGCGCAGAGCGGTCCCGTGGTGGCCGTCGGCGGCTGGATCGTCGACCACGTGCCGGAGGGCGGCAAGGAGCTGGCGATCCGGCTCTTCGGGACCTATGACAAGATCGCGCTCCAGATCGGCACCGTCATCATCCTGGCCGGGTTCGCCGCGCTCATCGGCATCCTGGCGGCGCGCCGGTTCGCCCTCGGCATCGCCGGGATCGGACTCTTCGGGGTCGTCGGCGCCGCTGCCGCGCTCACCCGGCCGCACGCCGATCCCGCCTGGGTGCTGCCGTCGCTGATCGGTGCCGGGCTCGCCGTCGTCGCCCTGAAGCGGCTGCTGCTGCTCGCCGAGACGACCGATGCGGCCCAGGCCGCCGGGCAGCCCGACGGGCGGCGCCGCTTCCTGCGTATCGCCGGGTGGACCGGGGTCGCCGCGGTCGTCGTCGGCGGTGCGGGGCGCATGTTCACCCAGCGCCGGGGTGTCGCCGAGGCGCGGGACCAGGTGACCCTGCCGGCGCCGACCAACTCGCCGCTGCCGTTGCCGGACAACACCCTGCCGGGCTATGTGACCAGCAATGACGACTTCTACCGCATCGACACCGCGCTGATCGTGCCGCAGGTCGACCCGAAGACGTGGAAGCTGCGGATCCACGGCATGGTCGAGCAGGAGATCACGATCACTTACGACGAACTGCTCGCGATGCCGATGATCGAGCGCTACATCACGATCGCCTGCGTCTCCAACGAGGTGGGTGGCGACCTCATCGGCAATGCGCGCTGGCTCGGCGTACCCGTCAAGGATCTGTTGGAGCGCGCGAAGCCGCTGCCCGGCGCGGACCAGGTGGTGAGTCGGTCCGTGGATGGCTGGACCTGCGGCAGCCCGACGGCGACGCTGATGGACGGCCGGGACGCGCTGCTCGCGGTCGGGATGAACGGCGAGCCGCTCCCGATCGACCACGGCTTTCCCGTGCGGGTGATCGTGCCGGGGCTCTACGGCTATGTCAGCGCGTGCAAGTGGATCGCCGAGTGGGAGGTCACGACCTTCAACGCCTTCGACGCCTACTGGGTGCCGCGGGGCTGGTCGGCGCAGGGGCCGATCAAGACCGAGTCCAGGATCGACACGCCGCGCGGCTCGAAGTCGGCGGGCGAGGTCGTGATCGCCGGGGTGGCGTGGGCGCAGCACCGGGGCATCGACAAGGTCGAGGTTCAGGTCGACGAGGGGCCGTGGCAGGTCGCGGAGCTGCTCGGCGCGGTCTCCGAGGACACGTGGCGGCAGTGGCGGCTGAAGTGGCAGGCGACGCCGGGGGAGCACCGGCTCACCGTGCGGGCGACGGATCGCGACGGCGTCACGCAAACGCAGGACGAGGCCCCGCCCGCCCCGGACGGAGCCACTGGCTGGCACTCCGTCCGGGTGAGCATCAAGTAA